The genomic region CGACTGGCTGGACCATCAGCCCCTGGAGGACCACCTGTCCTGCTCGAGCTCTCTGATAGGCTGGAGCTGCTGCCACGACTGGGTAACTTGGAGTTGAGCTCTGCACGGAGATGACAGTTAGAGATGAGTAAGACATGCATAAAAAGTGGTTTAAGTGATTGACATAATGCACTGGGTGACCCACTTGTGATCGGATCACAAGACTGACAAGAACAGTAAAAACAACACTCACCCCCATCAGAAACTGCCTGGGTCTGCAAGACCAAACAAACACAATCAGTCTACCATGAAATCAATGGAGGCCTGTATCATAGTCATGAATTAATGCATCACAGGAAATCACATTCTAACAGctgcatggttttttttttcctgagctGTACACTCAAACAGGAAATGGGTGTGTTTGATGTTAGTAAAAAGTTCATTAGGAGACATGACACGACTCAAGCAGCAGTCACATTTAGTGAGGTTAGCTTTCAACTGACCCACTGGGCAAAAACATGTTTGTGTGATAGAAAGTTGCATTGCCATGGAAACAAAGTGAAAACCTGATTGCAAAATGCTTATTTTCTCAGCGGCTCATCATGCATTCGCATTTCTTCTTAAACACAATTTGGCAATCCATCTAAATGAAGACACACCATGGATTTCTTTTTTATACAACCTATTTGCAATAACTGCAAACAAtaactttgactttttttttaaatcacaaaaaagGAATTGAAAGCTTTTGCCAAAAAGGATTTTTGTAAGACTTACAGAGAATGTTCGGGagaatgttatataaaaatataattttatattataattcttattattaCCCTACAGACTTAGAAGACACAATTTTTTGATTGGAGAAAACTTGGATTAAGttaaacatcttgatggatttgttttttgcaaacacacagctttttgctttacAACATGTTTAAtgatagactggagtggtgtggatttcttgtggattattgtgatgtgtttatcagctttttggactctcattctgacggcacccattcactgcacaggatccattggtgagcaagtcacacaatgctacatttctccaaatctgttcccatgaagaaacaaactcatctacatcttggatggcctgaggatgagtacattatcagcatattttaatgtttggatgaactattcattTTACCTAAAAATAAACGCTGCTAAATTTTTAGCAATATATTTACTTGTACGCATTATACAGACATGTCTCCTAAGCcgtttacattgcattcaagctatgCATCATATTGATTCATAGATTCCCCCGGAACTGAACCAGTGACTTGGTTCCAATTATGAATCATCTTTGCCCCTGAAGACATCCCTAGACTTCTCCAAAGCTGCTTTGTCAGATTCAACTGAACTTCTGGGGACAATTATGTCCTCAAATCAACCAAGAAAACACCGGTCATGAAACAGCAGCAACACATTTGCGACTCCTCAAAGCAAACCGCTCAATTATGTCCCTGTGCCACAATCGGAATTTCTAACAGCTGAAATGCTCAACTAAACACCATAAACCAAAATCCATCACCTTCTGGATTATAAATGTTCATCAGATGTTCATGTAAATGTTCATCAAATTTTTTGATTGCTGAGATGAAATATTAAATGATCATGAAACAACTCTGAACATATGCACACAACCACACACCCATTAAACTGAACCGATCAGTGAAGCTGCATCTCTGAGCTGGAGAAAAACCCCCGGCAGGCCTGAACCAGACTTACCATCTGACCCGCTGGCACTGACAGAGTGTTCATTTTCTTGGACATGGCCACATCAGGGTAGGACACCGAGGACGTCGCTCCAAACTGTTCCCCTCTACAGCTACGCTGCCTGCCAGCCCTCTTTCTTACAGctcttgtcacttcctgtttcaaaGGGAAGTCTTACCATAGCAACACACCGCAAGAGGAACTGCGGTTACTCTGACAAAACCTCTCTTTCGACTGTAAGCAACCCTTTGTGTGGTATGAAACGTGTGCTACGGCCCACCTGCCCCTGCGCTTATGCACTCAAACAAACCTGATGAATGAAAGAATTAAATAACCAACCACAGTGGATGACCTCAAACCGTTAGGGGCCACAAATGTACTTAAACAGGCAGTAAAGTAACCAGTTTCTTGCACAATGAACTTGCACAACAAACGTCCACGTCTGTTCATGTGGAGAGAAATTAAGCAACATTTTTCACAGCATTTGTCATACTGTGGTGTCACACGTGCAGTGAATCAGAGCAGAGAGATtactgtgaaaaataataatcaattataAACATAATGGATTAAAAATGATTACTGTCAGATCAGAAGTTCAGAAGGTCAGAAAACTGAAGTTTTATATTAACTAACAATTTTGCTTCGCTTATGTAACAGCTTGTTAAATTTATTGTGCCAACATGTGCTTCTATTGTGTCCCTCATCAGTGGATTAAcagtcttaatttaaaaaaatgtaaccgTATCaactaataagaaaaataaagcaaaaaacatTAGAGAAATGTGCGGCTAAAATATACAtggacaataaataaaaacaaattaaatgaaagaCGAAAATGAAATTCGTTTGTATTCATATAGATGTTCATcattctataaaataaaataatctgcaTCCACCTGTCCGCTCACCTGGTACGAGTTCGAGCGCATCTTGAACACGCGACTCTTGCTGAGTTTTATCTGTAAGGATGCTCCTCTGGCCAGCCGAGAGAAGCTTTGGCTTAAACCTCTAATCGCCACCATAATGCCTGAAGTCAAGAACACTGGAGACCGCGTGCGTTTAACCTGCGCGACACGCGCTCGTGTGCGTTTAAGCGCTTCATCTTCGAACAGGTGAATTTAGAATCAGCTGACGCGCATGCGCGGAACCGCTTAaaggatatttttattattattattaaattgcactacataattaaattaaattaaattaaattaaattaaattaaattaaattaaattaaattaaattaaattaaattaaattaaattaaattaaattgttaattttggATCAAAACTATAAAGTGAACATCTCCCCCTACTGGCTTCAGAAAGCTAGACAAGGCTCTTTCGGTTGCTAAATCAGAATAAATGTGatttcattttcttcattttttatttatttattaatttattttaatgtaggatcttttttttacagtgcttgctagaaaattttttttgatgtaaaagctttttctttttaaatttagttgctcatatttaacaatttttaacTTGGTAAAACAAATTTCCTCTATGAGGTGTTATTTTGCGCTTAACATATATTAAGGGTATATTGTGGTGATTAAAATGTGTTGTTTGGCATGCTCGCTCGATTTACATGATGCACACAGCAGTATGCATAgagattacagtttttttcagtcactttggtgcatttctcaaatcagaaatgaaattctcaaaactacttgtacaacctccacatcatctagtcatttaaacacatcataaaaccagtttctcattcttttgaacaagttgcgattgcttttgtacattcatgcaattgattacccACATTTATCTGCGGTTACCTACATTATAATTTGTTAATGTCATGTCgtttaaaatgtgttatatagttttctgtgcagtagtcttacccctcaaaacatctagtctctagttcatcgtataagtcattaaatgcaaaatggttaatctagttgtcataaactgccaagcacactttttatttttatatttacacatcATTATTATACTTTTTGTCAGTTTGgaatgaattgtgcaagtgaatcttgactaatgaagagaatgtagatgataaaccaatgataaaccacttctctgaaatagctcaaaggttcatctcatgaaccTTTCTCAGTCTtagttgctttggtacatttctcgaatcattcttgagatttgcaaaacagtaagtgcatttctcaaaacgactcgtacaaagagcaaaacacaatggattccctgcaaaagccagtcacttgctcaaaatccttagttcatctctcaaaaataaatatctttgtcaatgaacatgtcagtgccatcagaatgacaagtcctagtgtcatagtttatggataagaaATTGATTACTCATGttttcaatataacagtgtactctgaagggatgttctgatgtaaactatggcaacattttggatgacagtaactgttttgaacagtatgccatatgcttatgtatgccatatatccatttcaaaagtacaaatttacacattactgtatgtgggatattgattgaaagagactggatagaattccctgttacacttttactagtggtctgacccaaaaaataaaaaaaaacctttacaatgccattgtgatatagaaaaggaaaaataaatatgggcacaaagatgaaaataagtcaattttctgaatttgtaactcttgtgttgtcctctgtctatacagtaagctttccaactgaagattcatgagatgaacctttgagctatttcagagaaatggtttatcaatggtttatcatctacattctcttcattagtaaagattcacttgcacaattcatgccaaatttacaaaaagtctaataatgatgtgtaaaaatacaaataaaaaatgtgcttGTCAGTTTATGACAACAAGatcaaccattttgcatttaatgacttatacgatgaactaaagactagatgttttgaggggtaagactattgcacagaaaactgtataatacattttgagtaacatgacattagcaactgataaatgtaggaaactgcagataaatgtgcataatcaattgcatgaatgtacaaaagcaatcgcaacttgttcaaaagaatgagaaactggttttgtgatgtgtataaatgactagatgatgggggttgtacaagtagttttgagaatttcatttcatttctgcaccaaagtgactgagaaaaactgcagCATGGCAGTGTTTAATATCTTAAGTGTGGTTTGATGGTTTACTTATGCCATCTGATGATACTCGTTGAATCAGGTTTGTTATTTCTTTACACagttgtaaaagtaaaaaaaaaaaaaaaaaaaaaaagtttaagcatacaaaaaatgttttatgtattatttccAGAAAATATGTTGACACTGAATACAAATGCCTagcataactttttttaattagaatataATACTTCCTAGATTAGTACACAACATACATTTCATCCATGtagtaaataaacatagaaattatattatagctttaattttattacaaacGGTATTGAAACAAACTAAATTTACATGTCAAATGAAACACAGATATCTATACAATTCATGTCATGTATTCAACAGTTCTCCACGTTTCCTCTGTGCATCACTGTAAGCAAAGCAGTCAGCTGTGTATAGAAATATATTCCTGTGCCCGCAGGTTCAAGATTTGCATGATTATCAGTGTATACAtctgtgtgtgaatatgtgtCTATGAACAGAGCTCTCTTGTCAGAGACACTCACTCCTGACGCCTTACACTATCACATCTGAAACATACAGCCTTAAAAAAGCAGGTAAAAGgctttctaaatatatttgatgtGCCTATTAATCATCTTTCAATTCATAGAAATTATTCTTcgttttaaattcaatttaaagaaaagtaaataaagattatttgagtatgttttacaggaaaatactatattctaatataataaatactactattaaaaaaataataaataaaatcgcTTTTGATTAAGAGTATTTCTATTTCTTTGTAACTAATTGTGAAATTAGTAGCAAttcctgagtgaaaattgttaaaGGAAAATATGTTATAATTAAAGTGAGGGAAAACTAATAGCAAATGTCAAGTAAAATAAAACTCCTCTGTGTCttgattttgtgtttttgaatcATCTTCCGCTGACGTCAGGACGCGCGATCACGAGAATGTTTAGCAGAGCGCTGTTTATCATCGTCTGTCTTCGTCTCTGTGAGTttatctgaatttatttatttattgaccgttttcattttattttagtgaaagttttagtaattttgttgtgttttgtaaaaaaaaaaatagaagtgccttggcaactagctgtaCTAAAACAAGCTTcagttttgtataatattttatttcagttaatgtttgttttatttcaagcatgaatttgaatttaatggttttaatttcgGTTATGGTTAAGAATAATGACAATTGCGAGGGGTTAACATTTAGCTTACAAAAGGATGTcagtttaaagttattttttttatatttttaaccatGTTTGAACCatgaacattattaaataaatatgaaacaaaCTGATTAATTGTAATACACATTCAGAGAAATCACTCACTTGTTTCATAATGTCACTATACCTAGAGAATGATATCACAACTGAAAGTGGCTTGGGATAAGCAGGATATTGTCAGTAAGAAACTGTTATTTTTTAGTTTAGAATAAAATACAAGCAGGGAAAGATAATCAAGAAACATCTGGAAATAAATGATCAGTTCCTCAGGTCCAAAATGGAAGTTCAACCCTATGTTTACatgcaataaaagaaaacatGATTTCCATTTTTACACTTTGTGAGGTTAATATTTCATCTAATATATTGTATTGTCTTTTACTCTCTCAGTAGGTGCAGGCATTGGACAAGATGAAACATGTAAACTAGTTGAATGTTTTAACTGTTCTCAACCTCTAGAAAGAAATATAGCACAAGGTAGAATCTAGGCAGAgaataatgtattttacatttgacTTTTTACATCCGAAATAACctgattatatgtttttgttctaTCTCAAGTATGTCCACTGTGCCAGCCCACGTCAAAAAACTGCACCGACGGTCAGTTACATTTTGGTTTTTGATtctgtatttaaactgtattaaaatgctcatttcatattttttgtaCAAACATTATTGGAAAAATTCACTAGTTTAGGAAAGAGAAAAGTTGTGTAATCAACAGCAAATAatatgaaatacaaaaataaattatgactttttaatcaCACTTCTGAGAtgtaaacacagaaaaaaagaatagcaacatataaacttagaattgcaagatataaattatataacgttttgttgcaattctgagtttatatcacacaaatcTGGCGTTTTtcctttaaagagagagagagagagagagaggtattttaaatctcacatctctgttttttttcccccaccaaGGAATAAGAAATAAGTTTATATcctgctattttattttttttctcagaattgtgaaaactcagaatttcagagggggggggggggggggggggagtctgaattgtgagataaagagtTGTAAtcactttatttgtatttatttttttatcctttttttatcCTTTATCATGCTTCCATACTAATCAGAAATGTCTGAtagtataaaaaatacaaaatctataatgacaaaaataattgtttttgagAATGCATTAAATCTGTTTTCATTCTCTTTTTCCCCAGATGTTCTGTCAAATTGCACGATAAAAGGTACAAGTACTGTGCGTTATTGCCTGAAACACTGATCAAATCAATGCTACTGGAGATACTGTAGTGCACAAAAAGAAAATGACTTCATGTGTTAGATATAATTCGTAAACACATGAAATGTATAGTatggtgacctttgaccttttgctCTCCTTCCCAGATTTTAATGTGAACGTAAACACCTCTTCCACCAAAGTTCCAGAGGGTGAGACCGTGACTGTTAACTGCACTCATGATGTTCCCAAAGGCTCCATCAGCTGGCTAAACAACAATGAATTACAGAAAGacgaaaataaagaaatattccaAATCAAGTACATTCCAAAAACCTCAGTGATCAGCTGCCAGGTTAAAAGTATTTGTGGGAACTACAACTCTACTATAACAATTGAAGTACAAGGTGACTGTACTGCTCATTATTCCTGACTGATTCTTTCTGTGAAAGAATTCGAATATCGTGGAAaaggttctttattttttgtaatttaattcaaaaaagcaaactttcttatattctagattcattgcgaacttaaatatttcaagagtttttttgttttaattctgatggttatggcttacagcttaggaaaataaaaaattcagtatttcataaaattagattattttctcaaagatcaatcaaaaaaagatttacaaaacagaaatgttcaagatcacCAAAGCAGGTTTTATAATGAACCCCAATACTTTGTTGGGGTTGCTTTTGCATAAATTACTGCTTCattgcggcatggcatggaggcgatcagcctggGGCACTGCTGAgtcgttattgaagcccaggttgctttgaaagcagccttcagctcctctgtattgtttgtcagatgttacttatcttcttcttcttcacaataccccatagattctctgtgaggttcaggccaggtgagttggctggccaatcaagcacagtaatatcatggtcagcagagcacttggaagtggttttgtcactgtgggcaggtgctaaagtcctgctggaaaatgaaatcagcatctccattaagcttgtcagcagatggagcATAAAGTGCTCCACAATCTCCTGgaagatggctgcattgactttggacttgtgACTTAGGAATGTGAAAGCTatagctcttttcctgaagacgtctgagtgtggtgactcttgatgcacagactccggcttcagtccactccttgtgaagctctccaaCGTTCTTGAATCTGCTCTTCATGACAATCTTCCCTGTGAaatcagtagtctttcccataattgccGTTGCATGTTCTAAGCTAGCCCAAGAAGTACCCAGTACAAgctcaaaatgtaatattcaaattCTTTTGACATACTGAATTtgtaattttcctaagctgtaagtcataaccatcaaaataaaaaaataaaaaactcttgaaatatttcagtttgtgtgccatgcatctagaatataagaaagtttgctttttaaattaaatgtaaaaaataaagaccttttccctaaatataattttttttagatgcacctgtgcatcattttatcatttttttatgttttgctttttatataaaacatatttaggTTCAATCCATGAAAATATAAtgcatggatggatagatagtaTTTCTCATGTCCCTCTTGTTTCTTTTTTGCTGTCAGCTAGTAATATTTTGGTGGTTTTACTGATTTGTGTCGGGGCAGCAGCTGCTCTCCTCATGCTGTTTGCAATAGTCATGAAGATCGCACTCAAGAGAGGACAAGGTACATTTATAACCTTCTGCAATTAAACAGACATGCATGTTGTCCTGTATTTCatagcatctctctctctctctctctctctctctctctctctctctctctctctctctctctctctctctctctctctctctctctctctctctctctctctcagctcagAGTCAGGCCAGAAAGAGACAAAGACAGCAGAACCTGGAGAACATCCACAGCTCTGTGAACACGGTCACCAGCTACTACTGAGAGAGAGCGCTTCTGCAGCTGAAGCTCCTGATTCAGAGACCTTTCAGTTCTACACTTCACAAATATTTAGACCTAAATTTAGGATTTGTGtttttgaattgcatataaaatttccATCCATTTGGAATACATAATTTTAACATAAACGAATAATTGAGCTTTTAACATGAAACTCTATGAACTTTATatgcaattcaattcaattttgttaaattattatcattaaatgaTTTGGTGTGAAGTTGAATCACTAGATACATGGCATGTTTTTTGACTTGTTAGGTCATCCTAAAAACACATGCAGAAATCAACAATGTGAAATACAGTGGTTATAATCAGTGGTTGTAATCAGTGAAAAAAGCCAACAAATTAAGATTCGTTTTTTGCACCGTTTTATGAgcgaacactttacaataaggttccaatTGTTAATAtcagttaactacattagttaacataaatgaACAAGGAAAAATACTTCTAAATAATGTATTAGTcttacatttactaatacattattaacattaacaaaagtTATCTATTCATGTTATTAAATGGACCAGAGCTACCTGAACAATGAAtggttaacaaagattaataaatactttaataatgtattgctcattcttagttaatgttagttaatgtactaatattgttaccaaattcaaaccttattgtaaaatgttaccttGTTTTTTTGCTCTACAACTCATAAAATTAGTTTCTCTtccatcttattattattattatttttattgcacaTTCTACATTGTAAATATCTTGTATTTTTACCATTCCAAAGAGGTGAGTCAATTCATGcacttatgcactattctatgcAGTTTTGTTGTATAAAAcacactgaaaattccaaaaaggTGCACTTCAAATGCACTTTAATTACCGGTACATTTAAAGTAAGGAGTAAGACAAAATATGCAAATAGATTGGcaaagtgaaatatatatatagtatagttcATCATTTGGGACACAACTCCTGTTACTGTGTTCGACTATACTGTCAAGTTTTTATTCCATTAAAATCTAACATGTACACAAACATGTTTGCAGTGTGACATCtttttcagcagttttttttttgtttgtttttgccatATTTTCAGAACGAGAGGAGCAATTCTTTTCTGTTGAACAGGAGAGAAATCACATGGGATTTCTTTAAGATCTTAATTGTTTCTTCTAGAAAGCAATGAGATTAAATAGAGAGCAAATTGAGAATCTTGTTTACAGTATTGCTTTTGCTGGCTTTTCTCCTGAGAGAAAGACTCCAATAATCTCACATCTCGGCAATATTGCAAACTGTTctcagatttgccaagatactaaaatctgcattaaaaagtaaaaaaaaaaaaaattcaaaatcaaCATTTTTCATCAAACTTTCATCAAATCTTAAAGgggatcatatgatgctgctgaaatgtgtttatgcagtttaaggtaaaaaaaaaacacattatttcctacatacTGTACACtcttgttgctcctctatgcctcgCCTTCTGAAATGCGTCGATTttcacaaagctcatcggtctaaaaagcgaggtgtgctgtgattggccagctatccagtgcattgtgattggctgaacacctcaaacctgtgatggaaatgttacgcccttaACAGATTGTGATGTCctttctttttattaaacataaaacccattataaacattatata from Carassius carassius chromosome 29, fCarCar2.1, whole genome shotgun sequence harbors:
- the LOC132110183 gene encoding uncharacterized protein LOC132110183: MFSRALFIIVCLRLLGAGIGQDETCKLVECFNCSQPLERNIAQVCPLCQPTSKNCTDDVLSNCTIKDFNVNVNTSSTKVPEGETVTVNCTHDVPKGSISWLNNNELQKDENKEIFQIKYIPKTSVISCQVKSICGNYNSTITIEVQASNILVVLLICVGAAAALLMLFAIVMKIALKRGQAQSQARKRQRQQNLENIHSSVNTVTSYY